The following proteins are co-located in the bacterium genome:
- a CDS encoding carbohydrate-binding protein — MKSLTRTPRRFGRRTGKTQTFTREGLRIQGQKLAESHKHATVKAVGQKLFRHLEDICGDLEASYQRLLQALKLSESLTPGVEWFLDNYHVVEKHILDIRKHFPKSYDRTLPKLKSGDYSGYPRVYPATLELMVLTDSVLDLGMLSSFVDGYQTEIELTIGEVWAVPICLRFALLESLNELTERMIQEMEEKNRAQLVVDEIVGDEERQGTEILRLLAARVSEEPWFLSHGAAGLIRRLRDRGPQASLTVQWLEAKLREDGTDPEEVLRLEQFSLAADQVSIANTITSLKTLSYVDWKEWFESISKVDLELSLDPTRLYGKSDFNTRDRCRKHIERIAKRSELNERQIAAKALALAEHGASSDKHSAQASVIYYFLDPGVSQLEQACNYQPVFKEKIGQWISKQPFFFYFNGIILLTILILFEAVSYSVTQGATLIAAVVTGLLYVIPASDLANNIVQWVVTKFSSPRLLPRLEFDRGIPDNCRTVVIAHSIFSSRDATQKTIDGLYIRYLANDDKNLIYGVLADLPDAQTETVESDQAIIHFANELIESLNARVGRKCFFVLFRRRIWNPAEGKFMAWERKRGKLEEFNALILGASETSFINPQPVQAMIRDLPFVITLDNDTQLPKGSAEKLIATIAHPLNRAVIDPEKKTVVSGYGILQPRVSVSLLSAHATLFSRIFCGHAGLDPYTQSVSDVYQDFFGEANYVGKGIYDVHAFETALAGRVPENALLSHDLFEGNFARTGLVSDIELFDDFPSKYHVYARRQHRWVRGDWQLLPWLFSKVPVRSEGDKSTSQVTVLNDLSRWKILDNLRRSLVAPSLFLLCIAGLLYLPGEPLHWLLFTFLVIAFPVYTNLAQGLVMPPRGLSVESHVFGIGKGIFRSLKQAGFSFCFLPYQAYLMLHAALITLWRVYISKKHLLEWETAYSAEKRMSSNVKSFLAEMKYALLVTALTAGLGVYFRFIETAQTLPFLLLWLSSPWIAALISKPIEDNKPELDQKAIEYLGQLAADTWQYFLQYLTPEHNYLIPDNIQLEPQIAIANRTSPTNISLSLLTVIAARDLELIPDEQALDLVEAIFSSIDKLEKHNGHLLNWYATTTLESLHPKYISTVDSGNFVGHLRTLHVALGQIAATNPAAFLERTAKLQQRIECFVDNIDFTFLFDRERNLFVIGYNVESARRDQSYYDLLASEARLASYIAVASGQVSEKHWFALGRGLTETPAGKTLLSWSGTMFEYLMPLLVMKSFPETLLTESYRVVVDAQREYASRFNLPWGISESAYSGVDFEKTYQYRAFGVPGLGLKRGLENDLVISPYSTVLALLVSPKHALSNLRALEQAGARGKFGFYEALDYTPSRLAPHEKSHAVKAHFAHHQGMSMVALANLLKENIFQKRFHADPRMRAFDLLLQERFPERLPTIGSAATIKSPLDEKHGDLGETVIQTVTTPHSYIPHTHFLSNGRYALMVDNVGSGFSSFDKELILTRWREDLVENRQGFYIYIQDVAAEKTWSVGYQPTCVQSERYEAVFGPDKVEIKREDQGIYTHTEIIVSPEDDLEIRKITLANLGKTTKILDVTSYGEVVLATAKADLSHPAFSKLFVESEYLEDHDALLFKRRKRSEHDPEQYLLHLVTMKRVWARTQYESSRSRFIGRGGSLRRPLACEPGEQLAGNSGTVLDPIFALRVRVELQPGETESVSFISAFGNSREDLLDIANRFRDVFHVSRAFEMAWSQSSVELRSERFTAKQTHTFQKLASAVLFNVPKLRANQEILLRNRLGQPGLWRFGISGDLPIVLARITEENQFALVQELLLAHYYLRSKGCIFELIFFNEYPGGYLQLLQEQIEMHVRSSLSGPLLERKGGVFVRNVLQLSDVERDLLLSVSRVVLVGSRGNLSQQLKFDELEEQDARLLNAPAPARDHTAAFNFSSDSAGGSEFSFEVTPRLLPPLPWTNVIANQHFGTLVTEVGAGYTWSENSRENRLTPWSNDPVIDPIAEVIYLRQKSGKVFCPTARPLQSSASYQVTHSFGRSSYASKHGDLQTKLTQFVAQTAAIKYFELEIENTAKTAEELVVYFYVDPLIGVFRQDNSRFIRTGFNPTAQVLHAENPYNQEFQGRIIFIGSSEKVLSYSSDKTEVIGKNRDTASPLMLQSEENLSGAIGLSQDPCLCLQVKIAINGNSSKRLYFYLGETQSIQLLEASRDTQLPAESIVNESQAITTHWSNLVSDIEVQTPDPAFDLIMNGWLKYQVLASRLYGRTGYYQSGGAFGFRDQLQDVLSFLITHPEIVRNQILLHASRQFPEGDVQHWWHPPSGRGVRTKISDDYLWLPYVVARYLEATGDQDLLHEEVGFIHAPILSDHEHEQYLMPQTIAQKASVYLHCKLALERGFKLRSIRGLPLMGIGDWNDGMNEVGKGGHGESIWLGWFLADTAKRFVNVAKAFGDDTFAQFLVTGSQDLRHAIETHAWDGKWYRRAYFDDGTPLGSTENDECQIDSLSQSWAVISELADSGRAEQALNQAVERLVDREHRIIKVLDPAFDNGRLQPGYIKGYPAGIRENGGQYTHAACWLVMARAMQGKGNEAHELFSMLNPITHATSHKLIGCYQTEPYVLCGDVYSAPGLEGRGGWSWYSGSASWLYQVGLEWIVGLKVKADGFTLDPVIPEDWAQFSVNWKRQGQVFKISLENPSRRERGVKEISINGEKVRGAFVSFAECRGAEVQIKVLLG, encoded by the coding sequence ATGAAATCTCTAACCCGCACTCCCCGTCGTTTTGGTCGTCGCACAGGTAAAACTCAAACTTTTACTCGTGAAGGGTTGAGGATTCAGGGCCAGAAACTAGCTGAATCACACAAGCACGCTACTGTTAAAGCAGTCGGCCAGAAACTTTTTCGCCACTTAGAGGATATTTGTGGAGACCTCGAAGCATCCTACCAACGTTTGCTGCAAGCGCTTAAACTTAGCGAAAGCCTGACTCCTGGCGTTGAGTGGTTTTTAGATAACTATCATGTCGTTGAAAAGCACATCCTTGATATCCGCAAGCATTTTCCGAAAAGCTACGATCGCACCCTGCCCAAACTAAAGTCTGGGGACTATTCTGGCTATCCTCGTGTTTATCCAGCGACATTAGAACTCATGGTTTTGACTGACTCGGTACTCGACCTAGGGATGCTCTCGTCATTTGTCGATGGGTATCAGACCGAGATTGAACTTACGATCGGTGAAGTTTGGGCAGTGCCCATTTGTTTACGCTTTGCCTTGCTTGAGAGTTTAAATGAATTGACTGAACGCATGATTCAAGAAATGGAGGAGAAGAATCGCGCGCAGCTTGTTGTAGATGAAATCGTGGGGGATGAAGAGCGCCAGGGGACAGAGATACTAAGACTCTTAGCCGCACGGGTGTCTGAGGAACCGTGGTTTTTGAGCCACGGTGCAGCAGGCCTAATACGGCGTTTACGTGACCGTGGCCCACAGGCTTCACTGACCGTACAGTGGCTTGAAGCCAAGCTCCGCGAGGACGGCACAGACCCCGAGGAAGTGTTAAGGCTTGAACAGTTTTCCCTAGCTGCAGACCAAGTATCGATTGCAAATACAATTACATCGCTCAAAACCTTAAGTTATGTGGATTGGAAGGAATGGTTTGAATCTATTTCTAAGGTGGATCTCGAACTTAGTCTTGACCCAACGCGACTCTATGGAAAGTCTGATTTTAATACCCGTGACCGTTGTCGCAAGCATATTGAACGCATCGCTAAGCGGTCTGAATTAAACGAACGACAAATTGCCGCCAAAGCACTTGCCTTAGCTGAGCACGGTGCTAGTTCCGATAAGCACAGCGCTCAAGCGTCTGTGATTTATTATTTTCTTGATCCCGGCGTTTCTCAACTTGAACAAGCTTGTAATTATCAACCTGTTTTTAAAGAAAAAATTGGCCAATGGATTAGTAAGCAGCCATTTTTCTTCTACTTTAATGGCATCATTTTATTAACGATTTTAATTTTATTTGAAGCAGTCTCCTATTCAGTAACTCAGGGGGCAACACTGATTGCGGCAGTTGTCACGGGACTACTCTATGTTATTCCTGCCAGCGATTTAGCGAACAATATTGTTCAATGGGTGGTAACAAAATTTAGTTCCCCAAGACTACTACCACGGCTGGAATTTGACCGTGGAATCCCTGACAACTGTCGCACAGTTGTGATCGCGCATTCGATTTTTTCTAGTCGTGATGCAACGCAAAAAACAATTGACGGACTATATATTCGTTACCTCGCGAATGACGATAAGAACTTGATTTATGGCGTATTGGCGGATTTGCCCGATGCGCAGACGGAAACTGTCGAGAGTGATCAGGCAATCATTCATTTCGCCAATGAGCTGATTGAGTCTCTCAACGCACGTGTGGGGAGGAAGTGCTTTTTTGTGCTTTTCCGGCGACGAATTTGGAACCCGGCAGAAGGTAAATTCATGGCTTGGGAGCGTAAGCGTGGCAAGCTTGAGGAGTTTAACGCGCTGATTCTCGGAGCAAGTGAGACTAGTTTCATTAACCCTCAGCCTGTGCAGGCGATGATTCGGGATTTGCCGTTTGTAATTACTCTAGACAATGATACGCAATTGCCGAAGGGCAGCGCTGAAAAGCTCATTGCGACAATTGCCCATCCGCTGAACCGCGCAGTAATTGATCCTGAAAAGAAAACCGTTGTTTCTGGTTATGGTATTTTGCAACCACGGGTAAGCGTTTCACTTTTAAGTGCACACGCAACTTTATTTTCACGAATATTTTGTGGACATGCCGGTCTTGACCCGTACACTCAATCAGTTTCAGATGTCTATCAAGATTTTTTCGGAGAGGCTAATTACGTTGGCAAGGGGATTTATGATGTGCATGCATTTGAAACTGCGCTTGCCGGAAGAGTTCCTGAGAATGCCTTGCTTAGCCATGATCTGTTTGAGGGGAACTTTGCGCGTACAGGACTAGTTAGCGATATCGAGTTATTTGACGATTTCCCTAGCAAGTATCACGTCTATGCGCGGCGGCAACATCGCTGGGTGCGAGGTGATTGGCAGCTTTTGCCATGGCTTTTTTCTAAGGTGCCGGTAAGAAGTGAAGGTGACAAATCTACCAGCCAAGTAACCGTGCTCAACGATCTGTCGCGTTGGAAAATCCTAGATAATCTCCGCCGCAGTCTAGTTGCGCCATCGCTCTTTTTATTATGCATCGCTGGGCTACTATATTTACCGGGTGAGCCCCTACATTGGTTGCTTTTCACTTTTCTCGTGATTGCTTTTCCTGTTTATACGAATCTAGCTCAAGGCCTAGTCATGCCGCCTCGAGGGTTATCGGTAGAGAGCCATGTCTTTGGAATTGGAAAGGGGATTTTTCGATCACTTAAGCAAGCTGGCTTTTCATTTTGCTTTCTTCCGTATCAAGCCTATTTAATGCTGCACGCCGCACTGATTACCCTGTGGCGTGTCTACATTTCGAAAAAACATTTATTGGAGTGGGAGACAGCTTATAGCGCTGAGAAGCGCATGAGTTCGAATGTCAAAAGTTTCCTGGCCGAAATGAAGTATGCTTTGCTAGTCACGGCGTTGACTGCAGGTTTAGGGGTTTACTTTCGTTTTATTGAAACAGCTCAAACGCTGCCGTTTCTTTTACTTTGGCTTAGTTCACCCTGGATTGCCGCACTAATTAGTAAACCAATCGAGGACAATAAACCTGAATTAGATCAGAAGGCCATCGAGTATTTAGGGCAACTTGCAGCCGATACTTGGCAGTATTTTCTGCAATATTTAACTCCCGAACATAATTATTTGATTCCGGACAATATTCAATTAGAGCCACAAATTGCAATTGCTAATCGCACCTCACCAACTAATATTAGTCTTTCACTGTTGACAGTGATTGCTGCGCGCGATCTGGAGCTCATTCCCGACGAGCAGGCCTTAGATCTGGTCGAGGCAATTTTTTCCAGTATCGACAAGCTCGAGAAACATAATGGCCACTTATTGAATTGGTATGCAACGACAACGCTTGAGTCATTGCATCCCAAATATATTTCAACTGTAGATAGCGGCAATTTTGTCGGACATTTACGCACACTGCATGTTGCACTTGGGCAAATTGCTGCAACTAATCCAGCAGCATTTCTTGAGCGCACTGCGAAGTTGCAGCAGCGCATCGAGTGTTTTGTTGATAATATTGACTTCACTTTCTTATTCGACCGCGAGCGAAATCTTTTTGTGATCGGCTATAACGTTGAATCGGCGCGCCGCGACCAAAGTTATTATGATTTACTTGCTTCAGAGGCACGGCTAGCAAGCTATATTGCAGTTGCCAGTGGGCAAGTTTCAGAGAAGCATTGGTTTGCCTTAGGGAGAGGACTCACCGAGACACCAGCAGGGAAAACATTACTCTCTTGGAGCGGCACGATGTTTGAATACTTAATGCCACTACTAGTGATGAAGTCATTTCCAGAGACCTTATTAACGGAAAGCTATCGAGTAGTTGTTGATGCACAGCGTGAGTATGCTTCGCGTTTTAATTTGCCTTGGGGTATTTCAGAATCAGCATATAGTGGAGTTGATTTTGAAAAAACCTACCAGTACCGCGCGTTTGGTGTTCCAGGCTTAGGTCTGAAGCGGGGATTAGAAAATGATTTAGTAATTTCTCCGTATTCAACAGTGCTAGCGCTACTGGTCAGTCCAAAGCATGCGCTTTCAAACCTGCGTGCCTTAGAACAAGCAGGTGCGCGCGGTAAATTTGGCTTTTATGAAGCGCTTGATTATACGCCAAGCCGCTTAGCCCCGCATGAAAAATCTCACGCCGTTAAGGCTCATTTTGCCCATCATCAGGGAATGAGTATGGTTGCATTGGCGAACCTACTTAAGGAAAATATTTTCCAGAAACGTTTCCATGCTGACCCGCGGATGCGTGCTTTCGATTTGCTGCTGCAGGAGCGTTTCCCGGAGCGGCTTCCAACGATTGGTTCTGCTGCAACAATCAAGTCTCCACTTGATGAGAAGCATGGAGATCTGGGCGAAACGGTAATCCAGACAGTTACAACTCCTCATAGCTATATCCCGCATACACATTTTCTCTCTAACGGACGCTATGCGCTGATGGTTGACAATGTCGGCAGTGGCTTTAGTTCTTTTGATAAGGAATTAATCTTGACTCGTTGGCGCGAGGACTTAGTTGAGAATCGCCAAGGTTTTTACATTTATATTCAAGATGTAGCAGCGGAAAAAACCTGGTCAGTTGGCTATCAACCAACCTGCGTTCAGTCTGAGCGCTATGAAGCGGTGTTTGGTCCAGACAAAGTTGAGATTAAGCGCGAGGACCAAGGCATTTATACACACACCGAAATTATTGTTTCCCCTGAGGATGATCTTGAAATCCGGAAAATCACTCTGGCTAATTTAGGGAAGACGACGAAAATTCTTGATGTAACAAGCTATGGCGAAGTTGTGTTGGCAACTGCCAAGGCAGATCTGTCACATCCGGCATTTTCTAAACTTTTTGTCGAATCTGAATACTTAGAAGACCACGACGCGCTACTATTTAAGCGTCGCAAGCGCTCCGAGCACGACCCTGAGCAATATCTCTTGCATCTGGTCACAATGAAACGCGTTTGGGCGCGCACTCAATATGAATCATCACGCAGTAGATTCATTGGCCGTGGCGGGTCACTGCGTAGGCCGCTGGCTTGCGAACCAGGAGAGCAATTAGCGGGAAATTCTGGAACTGTGCTCGACCCAATTTTTGCCTTACGTGTTCGGGTCGAGCTTCAGCCCGGCGAAACGGAATCCGTTTCTTTTATTTCTGCGTTTGGAAATTCCCGTGAAGATCTACTTGACATCGCTAATCGCTTCCGTGATGTCTTTCACGTTTCGCGTGCCTTTGAAATGGCTTGGAGTCAAAGTAGCGTTGAGCTGAGAAGTGAACGCTTCACGGCCAAGCAAACTCATACCTTTCAGAAACTTGCCAGTGCAGTTCTGTTTAACGTTCCAAAGTTGCGCGCCAACCAAGAAATACTCTTACGTAATCGTCTTGGGCAACCTGGTCTGTGGCGCTTTGGAATTTCCGGCGATTTGCCGATTGTGCTTGCGCGAATTACTGAAGAAAATCAGTTTGCACTGGTTCAAGAATTGTTACTTGCGCATTATTACTTGCGAAGTAAGGGTTGCATTTTTGAATTAATATTTTTCAATGAATACCCCGGTGGGTATTTGCAATTGCTGCAAGAACAAATCGAAATGCATGTGCGCTCGAGTCTTTCCGGACCACTGCTTGAGCGTAAGGGCGGAGTTTTTGTGCGAAATGTCTTACAGTTATCTGACGTCGAGCGTGACTTACTACTGAGCGTTTCGCGAGTTGTCTTAGTCGGTAGCCGAGGAAATTTATCACAGCAGTTGAAATTTGATGAGCTTGAGGAGCAAGATGCAAGATTATTAAATGCCCCAGCTCCAGCACGGGATCATACCGCCGCATTTAATTTCAGTTCAGACAGTGCTGGGGGAAGTGAATTTAGTTTTGAAGTCACGCCCCGTCTACTACCCCCGTTACCTTGGACCAATGTCATTGCCAACCAACACTTTGGCACGCTTGTGACTGAAGTCGGGGCTGGCTACACTTGGTCAGAGAATAGCCGCGAAAATCGACTTACCCCGTGGAGTAATGACCCGGTGATCGATCCAATCGCTGAAGTGATTTACTTGCGTCAGAAATCAGGCAAGGTTTTTTGCCCGACAGCTCGGCCACTACAAAGTTCGGCGAGTTACCAGGTTACTCACAGTTTTGGCAGGTCAAGCTACGCATCTAAGCACGGCGATCTGCAAACGAAACTCACGCAATTTGTGGCGCAAACGGCGGCAATTAAATATTTTGAATTGGAAATCGAAAATACAGCGAAAACAGCCGAAGAGCTTGTAGTCTATTTTTATGTTGACCCGCTGATCGGAGTTTTTCGTCAGGATAATTCGCGCTTTATCCGCACAGGCTTTAACCCGACTGCCCAGGTGCTACATGCAGAGAATCCCTACAATCAGGAATTTCAAGGCAGGATTATTTTTATTGGTTCAAGTGAGAAAGTGCTCAGTTACTCTAGTGATAAGACGGAGGTTATCGGTAAAAACCGTGATACCGCATCCCCACTAATGCTCCAGTCAGAGGAAAACTTAAGTGGCGCAATTGGATTGAGTCAAGATCCTTGTCTTTGTCTGCAAGTTAAAATCGCAATCAATGGAAACTCCAGTAAGCGTCTTTATTTCTATCTTGGTGAGACTCAATCAATCCAATTGCTTGAAGCTAGCCGCGATACGCAATTACCTGCTGAATCAATAGTAAACGAGTCGCAGGCGATAACCACGCATTGGAGTAATCTAGTAAGTGACATCGAGGTGCAAACACCAGACCCAGCTTTTGATTTGATCATGAATGGTTGGTTAAAATATCAGGTGCTAGCCAGCCGACTCTATGGGCGCACCGGCTACTATCAAAGTGGCGGGGCATTTGGGTTTCGAGACCAATTACAAGATGTGCTCTCGTTTTTAATTACTCACCCGGAAATTGTTCGAAACCAAATTCTTTTACATGCTAGCCGCCAATTTCCGGAAGGGGATGTGCAACATTGGTGGCATCCACCAAGCGGGCGTGGGGTGCGGACAAAAATTTCGGACGATTATCTGTGGCTACCTTATGTAGTTGCCAGATATCTAGAGGCCACAGGAGATCAGGATTTATTGCATGAAGAAGTTGGGTTTATTCATGCGCCGATTCTAAGCGATCATGAGCACGAGCAGTATTTAATGCCACAAACTATCGCCCAGAAAGCTTCAGTTTACTTACACTGCAAACTCGCACTCGAGCGAGGCTTTAAATTGCGAAGCATCCGCGGGCTTCCACTCATGGGTATTGGCGACTGGAATGATGGCATGAATGAAGTTGGAAAAGGCGGGCACGGAGAAAGTATTTGGCTTGGCTGGTTTTTAGCTGATACGGCCAAGCGTTTTGTGAATGTAGCTAAGGCCTTTGGTGATGATACTTTTGCACAATTTTTAGTGACGGGTTCACAAGATTTGCGTCATGCCATTGAAACGCATGCTTGGGACGGGAAGTGGTACAGACGCGCTTATTTTGATGACGGCACTCCGCTAGGCAGCACTGAAAACGATGAATGCCAAATTGACTCACTCAGTCAAAGCTGGGCTGTGATTTCTGAATTGGCAGATTCAGGGCGAGCAGAGCAAGCGCTCAATCAAGCGGTCGAGCGCTTGGTCGATCGCGAGCATCGTATTATTAAAGTCTTAGACCCTGCGTTTGATAACGGTAGACTACAACCAGGGTACATCAAGGGTTATCCGGCAGGGATTCGCGAGAACGGCGGACAATATACGCATGCCGCGTGTTGGCTCGTCATGGCGCGCGCCATGCAAGGTAAGGGCAACGAAGCGCACGAGCTTTTTTCAATGCTTAATCCAATCACGCATGCAACTAGCCACAAGCTGATTGGCTGTTATCAGACTGAACCCTATGTTTTATGCGGCGATGTTTATTCTGCTCCAGGACTAGAGGGACGTGGCGGATGGAGTTGGTATTCTGGTTCAGCAAGCTGGCTCTATCAAGTTGGTCTGGAGTGGATCGTTGGATTAAAAGTCAAAGCAGATGGTTTTACGCTTGACCCTGTGATTCCTGAAGATTGGGCACAGTTCTCTGTAAATTGGAAACGTCAGGGGCAAGTTTTTAAGATCAGTCTTGAAAATCCAAGTCGCAGAGAAAGAGGAGTTAAGGAAATCTCAATTAATGGAGAAAAAGTGCGCGGGGCTTTTGTTTCTTTTGCGGAGTGTCGAGGCGCTGAAGTTCAGATTAAGGTCTTGCTGGGGTGA
- a CDS encoding DUF445 family protein, translating to MEQMELIKIISIPLISALIGWGTNYLAVKMIFRPHQPVRFLGMTFHGLVPKRQDALAASIGEVVAKELVSHEDLKSVLNSKRAHDQILRTVMLRLDQFAAEKISSLPMVGMFLGSGFLESIKAELAKHIEEAIPEMLEELTIHLENHLDFKTIVEEKIKKFEIIKLEDIIQRIAAKELKAIEYWGGVLGFLVGLIQVAVVVAF from the coding sequence ATGGAACAAATGGAATTAATAAAAATCATTTCAATCCCACTAATCTCAGCGTTAATTGGTTGGGGTACGAATTATCTTGCGGTGAAGATGATTTTTCGACCACACCAACCGGTGCGGTTTTTGGGAATGACTTTCCATGGATTAGTCCCAAAACGTCAGGATGCCTTGGCGGCAAGCATCGGAGAAGTTGTTGCCAAAGAGCTAGTTTCACATGAGGATCTCAAAAGTGTTTTAAATTCTAAACGCGCGCATGACCAAATTTTACGCACTGTGATGCTACGTTTAGACCAATTTGCTGCCGAAAAAATTTCGAGTCTGCCGATGGTAGGAATGTTTCTGGGGTCAGGATTTTTGGAATCAATTAAGGCAGAGCTTGCCAAGCATATCGAGGAAGCAATTCCTGAAATGCTTGAAGAGTTAACGATTCATTTAGAAAATCACCTGGATTTTAAGACCATTGTTGAAGAAAAAATTAAAAAATTTGAGATCATTAAACTGGAGGACATTATTCAGCGGATTGCTGCTAAAGAGCTTAAGGCAATTGAGTATTGGGGCGGAGTTTTAGGCTTTTTAGTAGGACTGATTCAAGTTGCTGTGGTTGTGGCGTTTTAA